Proteins encoded by one window of Nostoc sp. PCC 7120 = FACHB-418:
- a CDS encoding AIPR family protein, translated as MPKNWTLIVDQYFNANPNCIIATAHVDTFPADLPLEPNIREPNKKSATYRQIFDSVTTQPEKFFERHSGIVLCANKVKPNSKKTQLELEVLEANEGGSDGIINGGHTVLAFEQARNYKYDLTEARVKVTIHIGLTEDEAKDIALASNTSAPVDARSKVNAKGDYKFLKQFLAQLEREQKTKFRVAYYQNQSGAPKSPQCNVNHLIKLMNCLDRNKYNPDSKSRTKHPPVSNTPSLSEAERQRLSKLLPLLSKGLWIEQRLFQVIEEHITKPKRKGVVDLASIDPRKNTLLPDSRYSFGFSAPADIAMPIVAAYRVFLDEQYNWIIPFDDFAEDFLQHLWNNYYRKYLVSEKLALNTVGSKICRNPVIWDNLYVSAQSYLNQQLLKMVDSNNKREQLTLAN; from the coding sequence ATGCCCAAGAATTGGACTTTAATAGTAGACCAGTATTTCAATGCAAATCCTAACTGTATTATTGCTACTGCTCATGTAGACACATTTCCAGCCGACCTACCCCTAGAGCCGAATATTCGTGAGCCGAACAAGAAAAGTGCAACATACAGACAAATATTTGACTCGGTGACGACTCAACCAGAAAAATTCTTTGAGCGTCATAGTGGTATCGTATTGTGTGCCAATAAAGTCAAACCCAACAGCAAAAAGACACAGCTAGAGTTAGAGGTATTAGAAGCTAATGAGGGTGGTAGTGATGGCATCATTAATGGTGGGCATACAGTTTTAGCTTTTGAGCAAGCAAGAAATTATAAATATGACCTAACCGAAGCTAGAGTCAAAGTCACAATTCATATTGGTTTAACTGAAGATGAGGCTAAGGATATAGCCTTGGCATCAAATACATCTGCCCCAGTGGATGCCCGTTCAAAAGTAAATGCCAAGGGTGACTATAAATTCCTCAAGCAGTTCTTAGCACAACTAGAACGTGAGCAAAAAACAAAGTTCAGAGTTGCATACTACCAGAACCAAAGCGGTGCGCCCAAGAGTCCACAGTGTAACGTCAACCATCTCATCAAATTAATGAATTGTTTGGATAGGAATAAATACAATCCAGACTCTAAAAGCAGAACCAAACACCCACCTGTTAGCAATACGCCGTCATTGAGCGAGGCTGAAAGACAACGGCTGTCGAAACTATTACCGTTATTGTCCAAGGGGTTATGGATTGAGCAACGACTATTTCAGGTAATCGAGGAGCATATCACCAAGCCTAAAAGAAAGGGAGTAGTTGACCTCGCCTCAATTGACCCACGCAAGAATACACTATTGCCCGATAGCAGATATTCGTTCGGTTTTAGTGCGCCGGCTGATATTGCTATGCCCATTGTTGCTGCCTACCGGGTGTTTTTGGATGAACAGTACAACTGGATTATCCCTTTTGATGATTTCGCGGAGGATTTTCTACAACATTTGTGGAATAACTACTACCGTAAATATTTGGTGTCAGAGAAACTGGCTCTCAATACTGTTGGTAGCAAAATCTGTCGTAACCCAGTTATTTGGGATAACCTCTACGTTTCGGCTCAGAGTTACCTGAATCAACAGTTACTCAAAATGGTTGACTCAAACAACAAACGCGAACAATTAACATTAGCAAATTAA
- a CDS encoding AAA-like domain-containing protein: protein MNNYNHYQVGGSLREGTEIYVHRQADSDLYTGLKAGIFCYVLNSRQMGKSSLRVRTMSRLQSEGFVCIAFEMRELCVYQVSADEFYGGFVSHFASELNIEIDLESWWSQNALLHPFLRLSKFVEEVLLANISQQIIVFVDEIDSILNLEFKDDFFAFVRACYNKRADKPQFQRLTFALFGVATPTDLIADNKFTPLNVDSSAIELTGFQLSEAKPLEQGLIEVAANPTKVMAEILAWTGGQPFLTQWLCQLINTANTFIASGWENSAVEAIVRSQMIEHWLANDRQQHFQTIRDRILHNKSLACWSLGLYQQLLNKGELSAEDSWELMQLCLSGLVVKRQGKLSIYNRIYATVFDYTWTEKALRAIRPYGAELAAWEISQDAQYLLQNEALQWALVWAKGLSLSHSDYQFLSASQAQELAIAQSKTQTAIQQETQAIQRLKTVQHQTKKRLRIGAIALSAAVISTIGTFFYFQQSEQQLRTNADILNLEREGSRILQVRADGNQLKDLLGAMKLAQRLKQLTKQHSFKHLPTHTPLFALQAVLATINEQNRWHLDSPAVAIAFSRDGQKLATGGEDGAITLWTLQGKKIQTIKTHKTKTLQGFPISITSLSFSPDGQYILSADSDYEIQVWHLKTGTLVNKLKLDQETLSDVQFTNDNNIVLVNDFGRVAVLNLQWKLLYTRQIAPPQQGIDLTISLEGDAIVFINAQGKPEVRDIKTGTLIKTYPNITHNLGDRLWHSFHTKDGAYISANLNTLKLWHPDGTLQAEIKTHQLLVSGFSSSFDGSVIATSHPDGMLKLWKIHPQKISTTLTPPIQTPRVVVGNQQRINRIQLPGEKLKIAGAKSDAQNRIMDATLSPDGQIIAATKFNGEMTLYKADGSELRTIQTNLPESMIKVSPDGSRLVLLSIRQQKIQFRLANGDLIQEMDAAHYKPGIEFSPDGKELAIAGNEPDKIQLWSSEGKFLKTIKDADSLYFSPNNQTYITVTSANNPIPTLRLWRRDGKLLKTLSGQPHEITAMGFSPSGQFMVGDRFGKLVVWSAEGNLIQTLNHGAAIIDIALRNDGQQLATVGINQNIKLWRSDGTFIRTLETNQIGRFEFSPDGQLLIAKTIDSTIHIWQADGTPITRIPMGGAFNTFLNFTPDGNRLISSSGSMLYSLNLNLDDLLTQGCNWLGDYFQNHPQELQQLPSCHNQ from the coding sequence ATGAACAATTACAACCATTATCAAGTCGGTGGTAGTTTACGAGAAGGTACAGAAATTTACGTTCATCGTCAAGCCGATAGTGATTTGTATACAGGACTAAAAGCGGGAATATTTTGCTATGTTCTCAACTCTAGACAGATGGGTAAATCAAGTTTAAGAGTGCGTACCATGTCGCGCTTACAGTCAGAAGGATTTGTTTGTATTGCCTTTGAAATGCGTGAACTCTGCGTTTATCAAGTGAGTGCAGATGAATTTTATGGAGGATTTGTCAGCCATTTTGCTAGTGAACTCAACATTGAAATTGATTTAGAATCTTGGTGGTCTCAAAATGCTTTGCTACATCCATTTTTACGGTTGAGTAAATTTGTGGAAGAAGTTTTACTAGCAAATATATCTCAGCAAATTATCGTTTTTGTAGATGAAATTGACAGTATTCTCAATCTAGAATTTAAGGATGATTTTTTTGCTTTTGTAAGAGCCTGCTACAACAAACGCGCTGATAAACCCCAATTTCAGAGGTTAACTTTTGCCCTATTTGGTGTGGCGACACCCACTGATTTAATCGCCGATAATAAATTTACACCACTGAATGTAGATAGTAGCGCCATCGAACTTACAGGTTTTCAATTGTCCGAAGCCAAACCCCTGGAACAAGGCTTAATTGAGGTGGCTGCAAATCCTACCAAGGTGATGGCAGAAATTTTAGCTTGGACTGGTGGACAACCATTTTTAACTCAATGGTTATGTCAACTAATTAATACAGCAAATACTTTTATTGCATCGGGATGGGAAAATTCAGCAGTAGAAGCGATTGTGCGATCGCAAATGATCGAACATTGGTTAGCAAATGACCGACAGCAGCATTTTCAAACAATTCGCGATCGCATTCTTCACAATAAATCTTTGGCTTGTTGGTCATTAGGACTTTATCAGCAATTGCTCAATAAAGGGGAACTTTCGGCTGAAGATAGCTGGGAGTTGATGCAGTTGTGTCTTTCTGGTTTGGTTGTCAAACGTCAAGGTAAATTGAGTATCTATAACCGCATCTACGCCACTGTTTTTGATTATACCTGGACAGAAAAAGCTTTGCGTGCTATCCGTCCCTATGGTGCAGAACTCGCCGCTTGGGAAATTTCTCAAGATGCTCAATATTTGCTGCAAAATGAAGCATTGCAGTGGGCGTTGGTTTGGGCAAAAGGATTGAGTTTAAGTCATAGTGATTATCAATTTTTATCTGCTAGCCAAGCCCAAGAACTAGCGATCGCCCAATCCAAAACCCAAACAGCGATACAACAAGAAACTCAAGCAATTCAGCGATTGAAAACCGTACAACATCAAACCAAAAAACGATTGCGAATTGGGGCGATCGCGCTTTCTGCGGCTGTAATTAGCACCATCGGCACGTTTTTCTACTTCCAGCAATCAGAACAGCAACTCAGAACTAATGCAGATATCTTAAATTTAGAACGCGAAGGAAGCCGAATTTTGCAAGTGCGTGCAGATGGCAATCAACTGAAGGATTTGCTAGGGGCGATGAAATTAGCGCAAAGACTCAAACAATTGACCAAACAGCATTCTTTTAAACATTTACCCACCCACACGCCTTTATTTGCCCTACAAGCTGTTCTTGCCACGATTAATGAGCAGAATCGTTGGCATTTAGATAGTCCGGCGGTAGCGATCGCCTTTAGCCGTGATGGACAAAAACTAGCAACTGGAGGAGAAGACGGGGCGATAACTCTTTGGACACTACAGGGAAAGAAAATTCAGACAATCAAAACTCACAAAACTAAAACTCTCCAAGGCTTCCCGATTTCCATTACTTCTTTGAGTTTTAGTCCTGATGGTCAGTATATTTTATCTGCTGACTCCGACTATGAAATCCAGGTTTGGCATCTCAAAACAGGTACTCTTGTCAATAAGCTAAAACTCGATCAAGAAACTCTTAGCGATGTCCAATTCACAAATGACAACAATATTGTGTTAGTCAACGACTTTGGCAGAGTTGCAGTCTTGAATTTGCAATGGAAATTACTTTACACTAGGCAGATTGCTCCACCTCAACAGGGTATTGACCTTACTATTAGTTTAGAAGGTGATGCAATTGTCTTTATCAATGCCCAAGGAAAACCGGAAGTTAGAGACATTAAAACTGGTACGTTGATCAAAACCTATCCTAACATCACCCATAATTTAGGCGATCGCCTTTGGCACAGTTTCCACACAAAAGATGGTGCTTACATTTCTGCCAATCTCAACACCCTCAAATTGTGGCATCCAGACGGAACTTTACAAGCAGAAATCAAAACTCATCAATTGCTGGTTTCTGGTTTTAGTTCTAGCTTTGATGGTTCTGTCATCGCCACGAGTCACCCAGATGGAATGCTGAAACTCTGGAAAATCCATCCTCAAAAAATCTCCACTACATTAACACCACCAATACAAACTCCCCGTGTGGTTGTGGGAAATCAACAACGCATCAACCGCATACAACTACCGGGTGAAAAACTAAAAATTGCTGGGGCAAAATCTGATGCTCAAAATAGAATTATGGATGCCACTCTGAGTCCTGATGGACAGATAATTGCTGCCACAAAATTCAATGGAGAAATGACGTTATATAAGGCAGATGGCAGCGAACTCAGAACAATACAAACTAATCTTCCGGAAAGTATGATTAAAGTTAGTCCCGATGGTTCGCGTTTAGTTTTGTTATCAATTCGTCAGCAAAAAATACAATTCAGGTTAGCAAATGGGGATTTAATTCAAGAAATGGATGCTGCTCATTATAAACCAGGAATCGAATTTAGTCCCGATGGCAAAGAGTTGGCAATCGCTGGTAATGAACCCGATAAAATTCAACTTTGGAGTAGTGAAGGTAAATTTTTAAAGACTATCAAAGATGCAGATTCGCTCTACTTTAGCCCCAACAATCAAACCTATATCACAGTAACTTCTGCCAATAACCCCATACCCACCCTGCGCCTATGGAGAAGAGACGGAAAACTGCTCAAAACCCTATCAGGACAACCCCATGAAATCACAGCAATGGGATTTTCCCCCAGTGGTCAGTTTATGGTTGGCGATCGCTTTGGTAAACTGGTAGTCTGGTCGGCTGAAGGTAATCTTATACAAACCCTCAATCATGGCGCAGCAATTATTGATATCGCTCTCCGTAACGACGGACAGCAGTTGGCGACGGTGGGAATTAATCAAAATATCAAACTTTGGCGTTCTGATGGTACATTCATTCGCACACTTGAAACCAATCAAATTGGTCGCTTTGAATTTAGCCCAGACGGGCAATTGTTGATTGCCAAGACTATTGATAGCACAATCCATATCTGGCAAGCCGACGGCACACCTATTACTCGCATCCCTATGGGTGGTGCATTTAATACATTCCTCAATTTTACCCCAGATGGCAACCGTTTGATTTCTAGCAGTGGGTCAATGCTCTATTCTTTGAACCTGAATCTTGACGATCTCCTCACCCAAGGTTGCAATTGGCTGGGCGACTATTTCCAGAACCATCCCCAGGAGTTGCAGCAACTTCCATCTTGTCATAACCAATAG
- the pepE gene encoding dipeptidase PepE, with protein MSKRLLLLSNSTNIGEEYLFYARQEIKNFLGSSVKKIAFIPFAAVTSTYQHYSEKVRKVFQDIGYEFDAIHLVESSHELIKNAEAVVVGGGNTFHLIHCLHETKLLDDIRNKVSNGTPYIGWSAGSNVACPTIKTSNDMPIIEPISFQGLNLVPFQINPHYTNAVIPNHNGETREQRLEDF; from the coding sequence ATGTCAAAAAGATTGTTATTACTCAGTAATTCCACAAATATCGGTGAAGAATACTTATTTTATGCTCGTCAGGAAATTAAAAATTTTTTAGGAAGTTCTGTCAAGAAAATAGCGTTTATCCCTTTTGCAGCCGTTACTTCAACTTATCAGCACTATAGCGAAAAAGTTAGAAAAGTATTTCAAGATATAGGTTATGAATTTGATGCTATTCATTTAGTTGAAAGTTCTCATGAATTAATTAAAAATGCAGAAGCTGTAGTAGTCGGAGGCGGAAACACTTTTCATTTAATACATTGCTTACACGAAACTAAATTACTTGATGATATCAGAAATAAAGTTAGTAATGGAACTCCTTATATCGGATGGAGCGCAGGCTCTAATGTTGCTTGTCCTACTATCAAAACAAGTAATGATATGCCAATAATTGAACCGATAAGTTTTCAAGGATTGAATTTAGTTCCTTTTCAAATCAACCCCCACTATACAAATGCAGTAATCCCCAATCACAATGGAGAGACAAGAGAACAAAGACTGGAAGATTTTTAG
- a CDS encoding RpoD/SigA family RNA polymerase sigma factor, with protein MPSLSSDLVRIYLQEIGQFPLLTSDQEITYARLVQQMIALQEQQHELTQKLEREPTTLELANFLNKTEAQVNQILELGQRAKQKMITANLRLVVSIAKKYQRRNLEFLDLVQEGAIGLQRGIEKFDPNRGYKLSTYAYWWVTQAITRAIAEKSRTVRLPIHVNEKLNQIKKVQREFFQTLGRRATVAEIAQKLELEPSQIREYLKVASGTISLDLKIGDNKETELSELLASEGVSPDENITHEMLRQDLSDLLASLKPMQREVLILRFGLLDNQEQSLAQIGEKLNLSRERVRQIQQKAMTALRRQQPSIGQYLTS; from the coding sequence ATGCCTAGCCTGAGTTCGGATTTGGTACGCATCTATTTGCAAGAGATTGGTCAGTTCCCTTTGTTAACCTCTGACCAAGAAATAACTTATGCCAGGCTTGTACAGCAAATGATTGCCCTCCAAGAGCAACAGCATGAACTTACTCAAAAACTGGAGCGAGAACCAACAACGTTAGAATTAGCTAATTTCCTCAATAAAACTGAAGCCCAAGTCAATCAAATACTTGAGCTTGGTCAACGAGCCAAGCAAAAGATGATCACCGCAAATTTGAGGCTGGTAGTTTCTATCGCCAAAAAATATCAGCGCCGTAACTTAGAGTTCTTAGATTTGGTTCAAGAGGGAGCAATCGGGTTGCAAAGGGGAATAGAAAAGTTTGACCCCAACCGAGGTTACAAGCTGTCAACCTACGCATATTGGTGGGTAACGCAAGCAATCACCAGGGCGATCGCCGAAAAATCTCGCACAGTCAGGCTACCGATTCACGTTAACGAAAAACTCAATCAAATCAAAAAGGTACAGCGCGAATTTTTTCAAACCTTGGGTCGTCGTGCTACTGTGGCAGAAATTGCCCAAAAATTGGAGTTAGAACCTAGCCAAATTAGAGAATACCTCAAGGTTGCCAGTGGGACAATTTCTTTAGATTTGAAAATAGGGGATAACAAAGAAACAGAACTAAGCGAACTTTTAGCCTCTGAGGGCGTTTCGCCAGACGAAAACATTACTCACGAAATGTTGCGCCAAGACTTAAGTGATTTGTTAGCATCACTCAAACCGATGCAACGCGAAGTATTAATCCTACGTTTTGGACTGTTGGATAACCAAGAGCAAAGTTTAGCCCAAATTGGTGAAAAGCTAAATCTCAGCCGAGAGCGAGTGCGCCAAATCCAGCAAAAAGCAATGACTGCTCTGCGTCGTCAACAGCCATCGATTGGGCAGTATCTAACTTCTTGA
- a CDS encoding helix-turn-helix domain-containing protein: MLKQGISLAEAAKRLGVSQSDLYVAVQKGQIPTFRTDRRTVVLPGALKDYQVRRSLTGDYKL, from the coding sequence ATGCTCAAGCAAGGTATTTCACTGGCAGAAGCCGCAAAACGTTTAGGCGTAAGTCAGAGCGATTTGTATGTGGCTGTACAGAAAGGACAAATTCCTACCTTTAGAACCGATAGAAGAACTGTTGTTCTTCCTGGAGCTTTAAAAGATTATCAAGTTAGGCGAAGTTTGACTGGTGACTACAAGCTTTAA
- a CDS encoding AAA-like domain-containing protein, which yields MSLDAGFQWNAAQQLVDQLMLQTTQKHLSDVEIQVLQGAWEGKTYEAIATESYLTVKYVSEVGGRLWQLLSEALQEEVKKTNFRQALQRRWQTLQPQSYQGIQHQPSRWEFCCAEIDKPGALLRIKAPIQFGKTTLMAQVLKYAQKQGYRAIAINLRDAVADDFDSLDSFLQWFIASVTYALNLTVDMETHWRKSLGNSKIKCRTYLQKYLLTDDIPLVIALDEVDRLFTHQLIAGEFLGMLRTWHEDAKTKLLWTQLRLIVLHTEVYTQIDINQSPFNAGTVIQLTELNSTEILTLLNQYQLHWSQQEMKKLTAIVGGHPYLVTLTLKFLAQNPTSLEQLLNTAATPNSIYRSHLERQWHKLQTHSHLLAPLKAIALADAAISIQPHFHLDDVVKLYDLGLIQLQQHQVSIRYELYRQYFRERLGIQT from the coding sequence ATGAGCTTAGACGCTGGATTTCAATGGAATGCTGCTCAACAACTCGTTGATCAGTTGATGCTACAGACTACGCAAAAGCATCTGAGTGATGTTGAAATCCAAGTTTTGCAGGGTGCATGGGAAGGTAAAACCTATGAAGCGATCGCAACTGAATCTTATCTTACCGTGAAGTATGTTAGTGAAGTCGGCGGGCGGTTGTGGCAATTGCTTTCAGAAGCACTCCAAGAAGAGGTGAAAAAAACCAATTTTCGCCAAGCCCTTCAGCGACGATGGCAAACCCTTCAGCCCCAATCTTACCAGGGAATTCAGCATCAACCATCTCGATGGGAATTTTGCTGTGCAGAGATTGATAAACCGGGGGCATTACTCCGCATTAAAGCACCGATTCAGTTTGGTAAAACCACACTTATGGCGCAAGTTCTCAAGTATGCTCAAAAACAAGGGTATCGAGCGATCGCTATCAATCTCCGCGATGCGGTTGCTGATGACTTTGATAGCTTAGATAGTTTCTTACAGTGGTTTATTGCTAGTGTCACCTATGCGCTGAATTTAACGGTTGATATGGAAACTCATTGGCGCAAAAGTTTAGGCAATAGCAAAATCAAGTGTAGAACTTATTTACAAAAATATCTCTTAACTGATGATATCCCCTTAGTCATTGCCTTAGATGAAGTGGATCGCCTATTTACTCATCAATTAATTGCCGGTGAATTTCTGGGAATGCTGAGAACTTGGCATGAAGATGCTAAAACAAAATTGCTTTGGACTCAGTTACGTTTGATAGTTCTACACACTGAAGTTTACACCCAAATTGACATTAACCAATCACCATTTAACGCAGGTACAGTAATTCAACTGACAGAACTAAATTCCACAGAAATCCTCACTTTACTAAATCAGTATCAATTGCACTGGAGTCAGCAAGAGATGAAAAAATTAACTGCAATTGTTGGCGGACATCCTTACCTTGTTACCTTGACTTTAAAATTTCTGGCTCAAAATCCAACTTCCCTTGAGCAATTGCTCAATACAGCAGCAACTCCCAATAGTATCTACCGCAGCCATCTAGAAAGACAATGGCATAAGCTACAAACTCATTCTCATTTACTTGCACCATTGAAAGCGATCGCTTTAGCTGATGCTGCTATTTCCATTCAACCACATTTCCATCTCGATGATGTGGTGAAACTCTATGACTTGGGATTAATCCAGCTACAGCAACACCAAGTATCTATACGCTACGAACTTTACCGTCAATATTTTCGTGAACGTTTGGGAATTCAAACATGA
- a CDS encoding ATP-binding cassette domain-containing protein: protein MLTRRRAGLRLDAIDLRKYSHPILASTTLLNEISLSFLPNEFIVIAGVSGGGKSTLIDALNGQRKARGKVLIDGVDLYKNYHAFKNLIGYVPQDDIVHLDLTVWEAFMFAAQLRVPFLSISEQQQWVEAILQRLHLVERKNVPVKQLSGGQRKRVSIGVELISSPSLFFLDEATSGLDPGTELQIMSLLRSFCDQASTVVLITHATKNVGIADQVVFLAKGGRLAYVGPPKLALDYFGVQDFDAIYHKVEHQLSPAQWEERFKSSGYYKKFVSERLQSLPQQKQAPTADKPNLREQLVVLCQRNLSILLKNKLSLALMLLGAPILGSLNFVLWKSDLFSTKTGNAGQSISMLFVVVVMAIMSGSLAMMPEIAKERPIYKRERSVGLGLAPYLISKLLLAWVLALYQSAVLFYLMLGAVDVPGADTNTAAMYLTLFLASFGSMVLGLIVSAVAPNQSVAPLIILVLLVFQIVFGGGIQPTENLNSNPDAKAFSQLMLSKYSFENLVFLSKMGADIADDFCWQKSESQRKTLPTALIAQCNCYNKNVFTKCEFPGLGKIKRTSSLNNDLLKANLLIQSILDGYERLIYTDVSRNNWNLIYLIGVMISILFMILLFRG, encoded by the coding sequence ATGTTAACCAGGCGAAGAGCCGGACTAAGATTAGATGCCATCGACTTGCGAAAATATAGCCACCCTATACTTGCCTCAACAACGTTACTTAACGAAATCTCGCTGTCGTTCTTGCCGAACGAGTTTATTGTCATCGCTGGGGTGAGTGGTGGCGGAAAATCTACATTGATTGATGCACTCAATGGGCAACGAAAAGCCAGGGGGAAAGTATTAATTGATGGGGTTGACCTGTACAAGAACTATCACGCATTCAAGAACCTCATCGGTTATGTTCCCCAGGATGATATAGTCCATCTTGACTTGACTGTCTGGGAAGCATTCATGTTTGCTGCCCAGCTTCGAGTACCCTTTCTATCAATTAGCGAACAGCAGCAATGGGTAGAAGCAATACTACAACGTTTGCATCTGGTGGAGCGAAAGAATGTCCCAGTTAAGCAACTCAGTGGAGGACAACGTAAACGAGTCAGCATAGGAGTGGAACTCATCAGCAGCCCCAGTTTGTTTTTTCTAGATGAGGCGACATCTGGACTAGACCCAGGAACAGAATTACAAATCATGTCGTTGTTGCGTTCTTTTTGTGATCAGGCCAGTACCGTAGTCTTAATTACTCATGCAACTAAGAATGTAGGGATCGCCGATCAAGTAGTTTTCCTTGCCAAAGGTGGACGACTGGCATACGTGGGGCCGCCCAAGTTGGCATTAGACTATTTCGGGGTACAAGATTTTGATGCAATCTATCATAAAGTAGAACATCAACTCTCCCCGGCACAATGGGAAGAACGGTTTAAATCATCGGGCTACTACAAAAAGTTTGTGAGCGAGCGCCTGCAATCGCTACCGCAACAGAAGCAAGCACCTACAGCAGATAAACCTAATTTGAGAGAACAACTGGTGGTGTTGTGCCAGCGTAATCTGTCTATTCTGCTCAAAAATAAGTTGAGCTTGGCATTAATGCTGTTGGGAGCGCCCATTCTGGGGTCACTCAATTTTGTACTGTGGAAATCCGACCTGTTCAGTACCAAAACTGGGAATGCAGGGCAATCCATCTCTATGCTGTTTGTTGTGGTGGTGATGGCAATAATGTCTGGTTCACTGGCAATGATGCCGGAGATAGCAAAGGAAAGACCAATCTACAAAAGAGAAAGAAGCGTCGGCTTGGGACTAGCACCTTATCTGATATCTAAGCTGCTTCTAGCTTGGGTACTCGCTTTATACCAATCGGCGGTGCTATTTTATCTAATGCTGGGTGCAGTTGATGTTCCTGGCGCGGATACTAATACAGCAGCAATGTACTTGACCTTGTTTCTGGCATCCTTTGGTAGTATGGTGTTGGGTTTGATTGTAAGTGCCGTTGCTCCCAATCAAAGTGTAGCCCCCTTAATAATACTGGTCTTGTTAGTTTTTCAAATCGTCTTTGGCGGTGGAATACAACCAACCGAGAACCTCAATAGTAATCCCGATGCCAAGGCTTTTAGCCAATTAATGCTTTCCAAATACTCATTTGAAAATTTAGTATTTCTATCAAAAATGGGGGCAGACATAGCTGATGATTTCTGTTGGCAGAAGTCTGAAAGCCAAAGGAAAACATTACCAACTGCATTGATAGCCCAATGTAACTGTTACAACAAAAATGTGTTTACCAAGTGCGAATTTCCCGGTCTAGGGAAGATAAAAAGAACCTCGTCACTGAATAATGATTTATTAAAAGCCAATCTGTTGATTCAAAGCATTCTAGATGGTTATGAACGGCTTATATACACTGATGTATCCCGAAATAATTGGAATCTAATTTATTTAATCGGGGTCATGATATCGATATTATTTATGATTCTGCTTTTTAGAGGTTAG
- a CDS encoding YiiD C-terminal domain-containing protein translates to MNSLQVEQYLHQNIPISQQMAVSVVSIDEKGVILAAPLLPNINHHGTVFGGSISNLAILSAWTLVYVRLQELFINSRIVIRRNTVDYFQPLQGDFQAHCIAPVEDSWSSFVTNLDEKGKGRIILDAEITSSGICAAKFQGEYVALI, encoded by the coding sequence ATGAATAGTTTACAAGTAGAACAATATCTCCATCAGAATATACCGATTTCGCAACAAATGGCAGTGTCAGTAGTATCTATTGACGAAAAAGGAGTAATCTTAGCTGCTCCGTTATTACCAAATATTAATCATCACGGCACAGTATTTGGTGGCAGTATATCAAATTTAGCAATTTTATCAGCCTGGACTTTAGTATATGTAAGACTTCAAGAATTATTCATTAATAGTCGCATTGTGATCAGAAGAAATACTGTCGATTATTTCCAACCACTCCAAGGAGATTTTCAAGCTCATTGCATAGCTCCAGTTGAAGATAGCTGGAGCAGTTTTGTGACTAATTTAGATGAAAAAGGGAAGGGAAGAATTATTTTAGATGCAGAGATTACATCAAGTGGTATTTGTGCTGCCAAATTTCAAGGTGAGTATGTTGCATTAATATAG